A DNA window from Janibacter sp. A1S7 contains the following coding sequences:
- a CDS encoding ABC transporter permease — MGKYIIRRLLQMIPVIIGATFLIYAMVFAMPGDPTAGKCGERPCPPAYVAEFNAKYNLNDPLPVQYAKYVGKVAQGDLGENQYGIPVSEDLKDRFAVTAKLGLMALVIEGVIGILAGVLAGLRKGGFIDNLVLVSTLFVISVPIFVTGFTLQYILGLKFEIVPPLVGSDASFYRLLLPGVVLGSLSMAYIARLMRSNIGENYKSDYVRTAKAKGLKQTRIIGVHTLRNSLIPVITFMGYDFGALLGGAIVTEGIFNIHGVGGYIFEGIHNRDGMAVVGAVTALVIIYLIVNLIVDLLYGVLDPRISHD; from the coding sequence GTGGGTAAATACATCATTCGCCGACTGCTGCAGATGATCCCGGTCATCATCGGCGCCACGTTCCTGATCTACGCCATGGTCTTCGCCATGCCTGGTGATCCCACGGCAGGCAAGTGTGGTGAGCGGCCGTGCCCGCCCGCGTACGTTGCCGAGTTCAACGCGAAGTACAACCTCAACGACCCCCTGCCGGTCCAGTACGCGAAGTACGTGGGCAAGGTGGCTCAGGGCGACCTGGGGGAGAACCAGTACGGCATCCCGGTCTCGGAGGACCTGAAGGACCGCTTCGCCGTGACTGCCAAGCTGGGCCTGATGGCCTTGGTCATCGAGGGGGTCATCGGAATCCTCGCGGGTGTGCTGGCCGGCCTGCGCAAGGGAGGCTTCATCGACAACCTCGTCCTGGTGAGCACCCTCTTCGTCATCTCGGTGCCGATCTTCGTCACCGGCTTCACCCTGCAGTACATTCTCGGTCTGAAGTTCGAGATCGTCCCGCCGCTCGTGGGCTCGGACGCGTCGTTCTACCGCCTGTTGCTCCCCGGCGTCGTGCTCGGCTCGCTGTCGATGGCCTACATCGCCCGGTTGATGCGCTCCAACATCGGTGAGAACTACAAGTCCGACTACGTGCGCACCGCCAAGGCGAAGGGCCTGAAGCAGACCCGGATCATCGGCGTGCACACGCTGCGCAACTCGCTGATCCCGGTCATCACCTTCATGGGCTATGACTTCGGCGCGCTCCTCGGCGGCGCCATCGTCACCGAGGGCATCTTCAACATCCACGGGGTGGGTGGCTACATCTTCGAGGGGATCCACAACCGCGACGGCATGGCCGTCGTCGGTGCGGTGACCGCCCTGGTCATCATCTACCTGATCGTCAACCTCATCGTGGACCTGCTCTACGGCGTACTCGACCCGAGGATCAGTCATGACTGA